The Pseudomonas parafulva genome includes a window with the following:
- a CDS encoding sigma-54 dependent transcriptional regulator produces MQQTAVQRRLLIVDPCDDCHRLTPGLVQAGWEVASCALAQALEHRCDVGVLRLDEAHLKHPDVVKDMIKRSNTEWIAVLSAEQLRCPAVGDFVCEWFFDFHTLPFDESRVQVTLGRAFGMARLRGKGTVKAFDTQDELLGESRPIRELRKLLGKLAPTESPVLIRGESGTGKELVARTLHRQSQRSGQPFVAINCGAIPEHLIQSELFGHEKGAFTGAHQRKIGRIEAANGGTLFLDEIGDLPLELQANLLRFLQEKHIERVGGSQPVPVDVRVLAATHVDLEKAIEQGRFREDLYYRLNVLQVVTAPLRDRHGDLSMLANHFAHFYSLETGRRPRSFSEHALMAMGRHDWPGNVRELANRVRRGLVLAEGRQIEAKDLGLQPFAQQPPLGTLEEYKHKAERQALCDVLDRHSDNLSVAAKVLGISRPTFYRLLHKHQIR; encoded by the coding sequence ATGCAACAAACCGCAGTGCAACGCCGCCTGCTCATCGTCGATCCTTGTGACGATTGCCACCGCCTGACGCCAGGCTTGGTTCAGGCCGGGTGGGAGGTCGCCAGCTGCGCTTTGGCGCAGGCGCTGGAGCATCGTTGCGATGTAGGTGTACTGCGCCTGGATGAAGCGCACCTCAAGCACCCTGACGTGGTCAAGGACATGATCAAGCGCAGCAACACCGAGTGGATTGCGGTGCTGAGTGCCGAACAACTGCGCTGCCCGGCCGTCGGCGATTTCGTCTGTGAATGGTTCTTTGATTTCCATACATTACCCTTCGACGAATCGCGGGTGCAGGTCACTCTGGGCCGGGCCTTCGGCATGGCGCGGCTGCGTGGCAAGGGCACGGTCAAGGCATTCGACACCCAGGATGAGCTACTGGGTGAGAGCCGGCCGATTCGAGAATTGCGCAAGCTGCTGGGTAAGCTGGCACCGACCGAGTCGCCTGTGCTGATACGCGGTGAAAGCGGCACGGGGAAGGAACTGGTGGCGCGTACGCTGCACCGCCAGTCCCAGCGCAGCGGGCAGCCTTTCGTGGCGATCAACTGCGGGGCCATTCCCGAGCACCTGATTCAGTCCGAACTGTTCGGGCACGAAAAGGGCGCGTTCACAGGCGCCCACCAACGCAAGATCGGTCGCATCGAAGCCGCTAACGGCGGCACGCTGTTTCTCGATGAAATCGGCGACCTGCCACTGGAACTGCAGGCCAATCTGCTGCGCTTTCTCCAGGAAAAGCACATCGAGCGAGTGGGAGGCAGCCAGCCAGTACCGGTGGATGTACGGGTGTTGGCCGCCACCCACGTCGATTTGGAAAAGGCCATCGAGCAGGGCCGCTTCCGGGAAGACCTGTACTACCGTTTAAACGTCCTGCAGGTGGTCACCGCCCCGTTACGTGACCGCCATGGCGATCTGTCGATGCTGGCCAATCATTTTGCCCATTTCTACAGCCTGGAAACCGGCAGGCGGCCACGCTCTTTCAGTGAGCACGCGCTGATGGCCATGGGCCGGCACGATTGGCCGGGTAACGTGCGTGAGCTGGCCAATCGGGTGCGGCGTGGGCTGGTGCTTGCCGAAGGGCGCCAGATCGAGGCCAAGGACCTGGGTTTGCAGCCGTTTGCACAACAGCCGCCGCTGGGCACGCTGGAGGAGTACAAGCACAAGGCCGAGCGCCAGGCGTTGTGCGATGTGCTGGACCGTCACAGCGACAACCTCAGCGTTGCAGCCAAGGTGCTGGGCATCTCGCGGCCGACCTTCTACCGTTTGTTGCACAAGCACCAGATACGCTGA
- the cobN gene encoding cobaltochelatase subunit CobN, translated as MHLLRTQPGGFVPDDSIADLGQTPAELVILCSGDSHLALLADSAEQLPGDYPSLRLANPMQVQNHASVDLYVDQVLQHAKVILVSLHGGVGYWRYGVEQLVTLAERGVHVILVPGDDRPDPELTGLGSVQGAQAEQLWHYLRQGGKANALNLFYYLASQWLDRDYPWAEPRALLRTTVYHPQVGSGALEDWYPHWHADHPVAPILFYRSHLQAANTAFIDVFCQRLQAAGLNPLPIAVASLKESACLEQVEAWLDMVGAEVVLNTTGFALSSPERPNLRPLRRDIPVLQAICAQDNQPGWEASEQGLGARDLAMHIVLPELDGRIITRPVSFKDMAWHSERSQSDVVCYRAHPERMDFVAELARRWVTLARQPNAHKRVALILANYPTRDGRIGNGVGLDTPAAALNILRALRTEGYPVSELPESGTQLIHQLLGGVTNDLDQIDQRPCAQSMSLVDYQAAFDRLPDANRQAVLERWGPPEQDPMFRQGRLMVAGVRMGMTFVGIQPARGYQVDPSAVYHDPDLVPPHGYLAFYFWLRHVYAADAVIHVGKHGNLEWLPGKGVGLSDTCWPDALLGPLPNIYPFIVNDPGEGAQAKRRTQAVIIDHLMPPLTRAETYGPLRHLEQLADEFYEAQLLDPRRARELQRDILELVRTHHIDRELQLEGQLDDATVWLPRLDTYLCDLKESQIRDGLHVFGQSPEGRLRLDTLLALLRVERGDGRGGNASVLRALAKALVPGFDPLDCDLGQPWQGPRPTLLLNISDQAWRTAGDTRERLELLALQVIEGALDGTLPALEAELGQPVQAVVDHLRDTVAPSLDACGAAEMNGLLAALAGRFVPAGPSGAPSRGRLDVLPTGRNFYTVDVRNLPTTTAWRLGFASANLILERHLQDHGDHLRQLGLSVWGTATMRTGGDDIAQAMALMGVRPVWATGSQRVDDFEILPLSLLDRPRVDVTLRVSGFFRDAFGSLIRLFDAAVQAVAGLDEPDDLNPLAARVRSERTTLQQQGVDAEQAARQAGWRVFGAKPGAYGAGVQNAIDGRLWQTREDLAEVYLNHGSYAYGGQDEGTPARAQFVERLSKVQAVLQNQDNHEHDVLDSNDYYQFQGGMLAATETLAGASVASYHGDHSQVDRPRIRTLKEELNRVIRARALNPKWIDGVKRHGYKGAFEMAATVDNLFAFDATTHLIDDHHYQSLADAYVLDPATREFMREHNPQALRDLTERLIEAQQRGLWQSPGEYRDALEEQLLDGEEQA; from the coding sequence ATGCACCTGCTGCGGACCCAGCCCGGCGGCTTCGTGCCCGACGACAGCATTGCCGACCTCGGCCAGACGCCAGCCGAACTGGTCATCCTCTGCAGCGGGGATTCGCACCTGGCCTTGCTCGCCGACAGCGCCGAGCAGCTGCCCGGCGACTATCCCAGCTTGCGCCTGGCCAACCCCATGCAGGTGCAGAACCACGCTTCGGTCGACCTTTATGTCGATCAGGTCTTGCAGCACGCCAAGGTCATCCTGGTGTCGCTGCACGGCGGCGTGGGGTACTGGCGCTACGGTGTGGAACAGTTGGTTACGCTCGCCGAGCGCGGCGTGCACGTGATTCTGGTGCCCGGCGACGACCGTCCCGACCCGGAACTGACCGGGCTTGGGTCCGTGCAGGGGGCGCAAGCCGAGCAGTTGTGGCACTACCTTCGCCAGGGTGGCAAGGCCAACGCACTCAATCTGTTCTACTACCTTGCCAGTCAGTGGCTGGACCGTGACTATCCCTGGGCCGAGCCGCGGGCGTTGCTTCGCACGACGGTTTACCACCCTCAGGTGGGCAGTGGGGCGCTGGAGGACTGGTACCCGCACTGGCATGCCGATCATCCGGTGGCGCCGATACTGTTCTATCGCTCGCACCTGCAAGCAGCGAACACGGCTTTCATCGATGTGTTCTGCCAGCGCCTGCAGGCAGCAGGTTTGAACCCGTTGCCGATTGCGGTGGCCAGCCTGAAGGAAAGCGCCTGCCTGGAACAGGTCGAAGCATGGCTCGACATGGTCGGCGCCGAGGTTGTGCTCAACACCACGGGTTTCGCCCTGTCCAGCCCGGAGCGTCCTAACCTGCGCCCCCTAAGACGAGACATACCCGTGTTGCAGGCCATTTGCGCGCAGGACAACCAACCGGGTTGGGAGGCCAGCGAGCAGGGCCTCGGCGCACGTGACCTGGCCATGCACATCGTGCTACCGGAACTGGACGGCCGCATCATCACCCGGCCGGTCAGCTTCAAGGACATGGCCTGGCACAGCGAACGCAGCCAATCGGATGTGGTGTGCTACCGCGCCCACCCCGAGCGCATGGATTTTGTGGCCGAGCTGGCACGGCGCTGGGTGACCCTGGCGCGCCAGCCCAATGCGCACAAGCGCGTGGCGTTGATCCTGGCAAACTACCCCACGCGCGATGGGCGCATCGGCAATGGCGTGGGCCTGGACACGCCGGCTGCGGCGCTCAATATCTTGCGTGCGCTGCGCACTGAAGGCTATCCGGTCAGCGAGCTGCCCGAGAGCGGTACCCAGTTGATCCATCAATTGCTGGGCGGTGTGACCAACGACCTCGACCAGATCGACCAGCGGCCCTGTGCCCAGAGCATGAGCCTGGTCGATTACCAGGCGGCATTCGACCGCCTGCCGGACGCCAACCGCCAGGCGGTACTGGAGCGCTGGGGGCCACCGGAGCAGGACCCGATGTTCCGCCAGGGCCGTTTGATGGTGGCAGGGGTGCGCATGGGGATGACCTTCGTCGGCATCCAGCCTGCTCGCGGCTATCAGGTAGACCCCAGCGCCGTTTATCACGATCCGGACCTGGTGCCACCCCATGGCTACCTGGCGTTCTATTTCTGGCTGAGGCATGTGTATGCGGCCGACGCTGTCATCCATGTCGGCAAGCACGGCAACCTGGAATGGCTCCCGGGCAAGGGGGTAGGGCTGTCCGATACGTGCTGGCCGGATGCGCTGCTCGGGCCGCTGCCCAACATCTATCCGTTCATCGTCAACGACCCAGGTGAGGGCGCGCAGGCCAAGCGACGCACGCAAGCCGTGATCATCGATCACCTGATGCCGCCGCTGACCCGCGCCGAGACCTACGGCCCGCTACGCCACCTGGAGCAATTGGCCGACGAATTCTACGAAGCACAACTGCTCGACCCGCGCCGCGCCCGTGAGTTGCAACGCGACATCCTCGAACTGGTCAGGACCCACCACATCGACCGGGAATTGCAACTCGAAGGGCAGCTTGACGATGCAACCGTCTGGTTGCCACGCCTTGACACCTACCTGTGCGACCTCAAGGAATCGCAGATCCGCGATGGCTTGCATGTATTCGGCCAGTCGCCCGAGGGTCGGTTGCGCCTGGACACGCTGCTGGCACTGCTGCGGGTTGAGCGGGGCGATGGGCGTGGCGGCAATGCGAGTGTGTTGCGCGCGCTGGCCAAGGCACTGGTCCCTGGCTTCGATCCGCTGGACTGTGACCTGGGGCAACCCTGGCAAGGCCCACGGCCCACGCTACTGCTGAACATCAGCGACCAGGCCTGGCGTACGGCTGGCGATACCCGCGAGCGCCTCGAACTGCTGGCATTGCAGGTTATCGAGGGTGCGCTCGACGGCACGCTGCCAGCGCTGGAGGCGGAACTTGGCCAGCCCGTTCAGGCCGTTGTCGATCACCTGCGCGATACCGTGGCGCCGAGCCTGGACGCCTGTGGCGCCGCCGAGATGAACGGGCTGCTTGCAGCGCTCGCTGGGCGCTTCGTGCCTGCAGGGCCTAGTGGCGCGCCCAGCCGTGGTCGGCTTGACGTACTGCCCACAGGCCGCAATTTCTACACCGTCGATGTGCGCAACTTGCCGACCACCACAGCGTGGCGGCTAGGCTTCGCGTCGGCCAACCTGATACTCGAGCGTCATTTGCAAGACCATGGCGACCACTTGCGCCAGCTCGGGCTGTCGGTGTGGGGGACCGCGACCATGCGCACCGGTGGTGACGACATTGCCCAGGCCATGGCACTGATGGGTGTGCGGCCCGTTTGGGCCACCGGCAGCCAGCGGGTCGACGATTTCGAGATACTGCCCCTGAGCCTGCTGGACCGCCCGCGGGTGGACGTGACGCTGCGGGTGTCGGGTTTCTTCCGGGACGCCTTTGGCAGCCTCATCCGCCTGTTCGATGCTGCCGTTCAGGCCGTGGCCGGTCTTGATGAACCCGATGATCTGAACCCGTTGGCTGCGCGCGTGCGCAGCGAGCGTACGACTTTGCAGCAGCAGGGTGTAGACGCTGAGCAGGCGGCTCGCCAGGCCGGTTGGCGTGTCTTTGGCGCCAAGCCAGGTGCCTACGGGGCTGGCGTTCAGAATGCGATCGATGGGCGCCTGTGGCAAACCCGTGAAGACCTGGCCGAGGTCTACCTGAACCATGGCAGCTACGCCTATGGCGGGCAGGACGAGGGCACGCCGGCCAGGGCACAGTTCGTCGAGCGCCTGAGCAAGGTGCAGGCGGTGCTGCAAAACCAGGACAATCACGAACATGACGTGCTCGACTCCAACGACTACTACCAGTTCCAGGGCGGCATGCTGGCGGCCACTGAAACGCTGGCAGGCGCGTCCGTGGCCAGCTACCACGGTGATCACAGCCAGGTGGACCGACCGCGCATCCGCACGTTGAAGGAAGAGCTCAACCGCGTGATCCGCGCGCGTGCGCTGAACCCCAAGTGGATCGACGGCGTCAAACGCCACGGCTACAAAGGGGCGTTCGAGATGGCGGCGACGGTCGACAACCTGTTCGCCTTCGACGCCACGACGCACCTGATCGACGATCATCATTACCAGTCGCTGGCCGATGCCTATGTGCTGGACCCGGCGACCCGCGAATTCATGCGCGAGCACAACCCGCAGGCGCTGCGCGACCTCACCGAACGGCTGATCGAGGCGCAGCAACGCGGCCTCTGGCAGTCCCCCGGCGAGTACCGCGATGCCCTGGAAGAACAGCTGCTCGATGGCGAGGAACAGGCTTGA
- a CDS encoding vWA domain-containing protein, translating to MKGRPRHRDDLCWHTRRGAPAQLWLIIVDASASTRRHQALAHTKGLLATLFDHAYRQRARLALLTASGSAPQWQRHGLKASAALQPWLQALGAGGGTPLLPALEQARQWLGNRRKAYPNEEVRCLVFTDGRLQQWDPVEPLPCPTLLVDMELAPVRLGRARRLAQQLAADYQHLLSFEAMK from the coding sequence TTGAAGGGCCGGCCTCGGCACCGCGACGACTTGTGCTGGCACACCCGCAGAGGCGCACCGGCTCAGTTATGGCTGATCATCGTCGACGCCTCCGCCTCGACGCGTCGCCATCAGGCGCTCGCGCACACCAAAGGGCTGTTGGCGACATTGTTCGACCATGCCTACCGCCAGCGCGCACGGCTGGCTTTGTTGACGGCAAGTGGCAGTGCACCGCAATGGCAGCGCCATGGGCTCAAGGCTTCGGCCGCGCTGCAACCTTGGTTACAGGCGCTTGGGGCGGGAGGGGGCACTCCGTTGCTGCCGGCGCTGGAGCAAGCCAGGCAGTGGCTGGGCAATCGGCGCAAGGCCTATCCGAACGAGGAAGTACGCTGCCTGGTGTTTACGGACGGTCGTCTGCAGCAATGGGACCCTGTCGAGCCCTTGCCGTGCCCCACCTTGCTGGTTGACATGGAGCTGGCCCCGGTCCGGCTGGGCCGTGCTCGCCGGCTGGCGCAGCAACTGGCAGCAGACTATCAACACCTGCTTAGTTTCGAAGCGATGAAGTGA
- a CDS encoding ATP-binding protein — translation MNDAAQFPLAAVVGADDLKLALCLTAIDPRIGGVLIEGPRGMAKSTLARGLADLLGDGPFVTLPLGASEERLVGTLDLDAALGQGKAQFSPGVLAQANGGVLYVDEVNLLPDTLVDLLLDVAASGTNRIERDGISHRHDARFVLIGTMNPEEGELRPQLLDRFGLNVALDGLPAPDARQQIIRRRLAFDHDPLAFRAEWASAQEGLRKRCHAARQALDDIALDDRTLASITERCYAAGVDGLRADLVWLRAARAHCAWRGAAAIEVSDIDAVEDFALRHRRQSPAQATPPAAPEQPQAQTGSSSAEKGGQGDWGALAPQPVASGPRREVPSWAKKP, via the coding sequence ATGAACGACGCTGCACAATTTCCCCTGGCCGCCGTGGTGGGGGCCGACGACTTGAAGTTGGCGCTGTGCCTGACGGCCATCGACCCCAGGATCGGCGGGGTGCTCATCGAAGGTCCGCGCGGCATGGCCAAGAGCACCCTGGCCCGCGGCTTGGCTGACCTGCTGGGCGATGGGCCTTTCGTGACCTTGCCGCTGGGCGCCAGTGAAGAGCGCCTGGTGGGCACACTCGACCTGGATGCGGCACTCGGGCAAGGCAAGGCGCAGTTCTCCCCCGGTGTGCTGGCTCAGGCCAATGGCGGCGTACTTTATGTGGATGAAGTCAACCTGCTGCCGGACACCTTGGTTGACTTGCTGCTCGATGTCGCCGCCAGTGGCACCAACCGTATCGAACGCGACGGCATCTCCCATCGTCACGATGCGCGCTTCGTCTTGATCGGCACCATGAACCCCGAAGAGGGCGAGTTGCGTCCCCAACTGCTCGACCGCTTCGGTCTGAATGTGGCGCTCGACGGTCTACCCGCACCTGATGCACGGCAACAGATCATCCGGCGTCGGCTGGCCTTCGACCATGACCCCCTGGCGTTCCGCGCCGAGTGGGCATCGGCCCAGGAGGGCTTGCGCAAGCGCTGTCATGCAGCGCGCCAGGCGCTGGACGACATCGCGCTGGATGACCGGACCTTGGCCAGTATCACCGAGCGCTGTTACGCCGCCGGAGTGGATGGGCTGCGGGCAGACCTGGTGTGGTTGCGCGCCGCCCGCGCTCACTGCGCATGGCGCGGGGCGGCGGCCATCGAGGTGTCTGACATCGACGCGGTGGAAGATTTCGCCTTGCGCCATCGTAGGCAGTCGCCTGCCCAGGCTACACCGCCCGCAGCCCCCGAACAGCCCCAGGCACAGACCGGCAGCAGCTCGGCCGAGAAAGGCGGGCAGGGGGATTGGGGTGCTTTGGCCCCACAGCCTGTGGCAAGCGGGCCAAGGCGTGAGGTGCCGAGCTGGGCAAAAAAGCCCTGA